Within the Lacerta agilis isolate rLacAgi1 chromosome 15, rLacAgi1.pri, whole genome shotgun sequence genome, the region ATAGAGCGTGTGCAGTATTAAAGCCGTACAGATTTCTGATTGTATACTGTTgcctcttttaaaataataacattggCTTGTACCCAatgttaatcctactcagagaagacccactgaaattaaaggacTTAAGTTGGAACCTGCTGCTGTATCAGTTAGAGCCTGAtgccagcatcctattttcacactGGTATTgaaaggcataccctccaacatttctccgatgaaaatagggacgtcctattccataatgataattttactatttatagcccacacatcttactgggttgacccagccactctgggtagcttccaacatatataaaaacgtaataaaaacatgtaacattaaaaaaaaccttccctatacaggattgcctgcAGACAGCTTGGggatcggataactccataccctccaatgaaaacagaacctagggctagccgatcagaaggttggtggttcgaatccccgtgacggggtgagctcccgttgctcagtccctgctcctgccaacctagcagttcgaaagcacgtcaaagcgcaagtagataaataggtaccactccagggggaaggtaaacagcgtttccgtgcgctgctctggttcgccagaagcggcttagtcatgctggacacatgacccggaagctgtacgccggctccctcggccagtaacgcgagatgactgccacaactccagagtcgtcagcgactggacctaatggtcaggcgtccctttacctttacctttaaggaaaagtgggacatttcgggatccaatcagaaaccgggacagcttctctaaatcagggatgtccctggaaccTAGGGATACTTGGTCTGaatctgacagtggaggtaagcATCATAGCTTGTGGCCAATTGAAAGCTtgatccaccatgaatttgtcttaatcCCCAAAGGGCCCAGAGATAGGAACACAAGCCCTCTCCACCCCAAAAAAAGGGGTCGGGAAGTGTTTTATTGCCACCCTGTAGTCCAGAATTCTTATGCCCCTGTTACAAGTGTAGGGCTGATTCTAGCAGTAACTTTTGCCACTAATAATAAATTGAGTTTATTTGCATGCTTCCTTTCAGCAGTGAGTTGCGAGATGCTTTGGGGACAacaaattttgttgttcagtcgttcagtcgtgtccgactcttcatgaccccatggaccagagcacgccaggcacgcctatccttcactgcctctcgcagtttggccaaactcatgttagtatccACCTCTTATAAAAATACaatcagtatgtgtgtgtgtgtgtgtgtgtgagtgtgaaggcagtttacaaaacagACCAAGGAGGTCAAATAgaacaaaaaccaacaatttgGCAGACACAGAATAAATTTGGTATTacaaaaagccacacacacaaaaacccacataTTGACTTAAATACGTTCGTGCAGAGGAGAAAGAAAGTCAGCAGATGGTAAAGGTTCGAGCTGCTGGTGCTTGTCTTACTGTACACCAGGGACCTCGGCAGCCTGGCTTTAATTACTTGGTTAATTACATGTTTATTTGAACAGTACAGCTGATACAATGCTCAACCATATAGTTTATGCGGAGCTCTTGGGGAGGGAGCTAATGAGAAACTTTATTTCTAATTATTATCAATTTTAAATGTATCATTTCAAAAGGCATTAACTATTTATGTGCTTAATGTGCCACCTATTGCAGATTGCTGTGTTTGGAATTCATTTTAttagcagcaatttaaaaattgCACTGTGCAAAGCAGTCCtgaggtggggggagaaaatTCATGTGGGAAACATTAGACAGGATGCAAAGGCAGCTGGATATAAACGTTTCAACAGGCATTCTAAGGTGGTTTTCTGTTTTCATGATGAAttcatattttttattgtgtACGGTTTTTCTTTGAAGTTTATGCGCACTGCTTTGAAATCCTGCTTATTaagaatataatataaatataaagaatataaaagaaataaacggaaaagaaatattttattttttcagcGTTAGTGATACTCAAAAGTTGACCCATAAAAATGAATGGGCTTGacgtctattaatttcaatagttcTGTGCATAAAAGTACATACAGTACCACCCGTTATATatttataatacacacacacacacttctttcaaACATGTTTTAAACTCACACCTCAGTCTGGAGCAGAAAGAATAATCTTGCCACACACCCTCAACTGAACGCAGCTTTCCCCAGCCTTACCCCTCAAATGGCGAGCAAGAACCCAAACAGGACGCTAAGGTGTACGAGCATCGCCCCTATTCCCCTTTCCTCTAGGGGCCGTCAAAGAGGAAAGAAGCGCGGGGCGGCGCTCTATACCATAGAGACGGGAAAGGCAAGACAGTAATTGAAAGGAGCAAACCGCTCCCGAACCCCACCTCTTCCCGAAAAGCTCGCGAGAGCTTGAGCCGCGCGCCGCCTCTCCCGATTGGCTGCGGTGGTCGCGGAAGCCTCTCGCGAGGGAAAGCTTCGCCGGGGTTCTCGCGACAGCTGGATTTGAAATGGTGGCGGCCGCGCCGAACTTCCCCCCGTAGCCTAGCGAAGGAGAAGGGACCCGCCCCTCGGGGGCCACGCCCCCTCGCCCGCTTCCGGCCGACCACTTCCCGTGTGGGGTGAGGGGCGCTCGGGCAGGGCCTGGTTCCGCTCGCATGGAGCAGCCTGGGGCCCGGCTGCTGAGGACGTACTCGGGGCTGCGGAGGGGACCAGGCGGGGCCAGGCCGGGCGCGGCCTCCGCTGCTGCCGCTCGCCGGGCTGGGCTGAGGCGGCTGCCCCCTCCCGCCCCCTGGATCTCGCCCCCGGTGGACAGGAAGCGCCtcttcagcagcagctgctcctccTCCACGTCCTTCGAAGAAGcggcctcctctccctccttcggAGATCCCCGCAGGAGGATTTTAAAGGCCCGAGGGCAGGAAAAGGCCCCcgctgcccccccttcctccgaaGACTCCGATTTCCTGCCCCCCACCAGGAAGGCCCGGCTGCGCAAAAAGCCCCCCCGCAGGAAGGGCACCGCcaagaaaaagggggagggggccaAGGAGAACAAGGCCCCGCTGGGAGAGCTCGGGGGCCAGCCTGCTGCCACCAGCACCtttgtgccccccaccccgctgCGCAGGAACATCACTCAGCGCCGCCGGAAGCATGTCCAGAGAGGGATGAATATACAGATCCCTTTGCTCTCGAGCACCCCTGGGCTGCTGCAACTGGCAAAAAGGGATTTGGAGGAACAGGGAGGCGAGGAGAGCATCCTGCGGAGCAGCCCTGTCTCTTACGCCTGCTTTCATCCCAACCACCTGCAGGAAGTGGTGCAAGAGGACTGCTGTCGTGGTGGCGGTGATGGCCTCTCTGAGCTGAGCTCAGTGAAGATGGATGGGGATGCCAGGGAGATGGGAGGCAGCTTGGAGCTGTTCACCCTGGAGGATGTCCCGAGTCTACAGCGGAAGTCTGTGCACGAGGATTCCCAGGCTGAACCTCTGCCTGTGACGTTATTTCAGCCGCACTGCAGCAGCTCACCTAATACACTGTTCAAAAGAAGCTCTGCCTTGCAGTCTTGCAATTCCTGCAGCAAGACAGGAGCATCTTTGCAAAACAGGGAAGGGCTCACAATCTCGCCGGGGTGTTATGTGGTCAGCCCCAGTTGTCTTCAAAGCCCAGATGCAGATCATGACCAGAGCCTCCCAGTGTCACCCAAAGAGCCTCTTTGTGGTGTTTTGCAGCTACAAGCCAGTTTGCACGATGACAAGATTTACCTCTGGTTTCCAAAAGATGCAGCACCTCTTGCTAACAAGAGGCAGCGTGTCTCAGTTCAAGCATGCACCAGTTATCCAAAGGCAGTTGGTGAGCTAAATGGAGCAGTCTCGGAAGAAGGGAATGATAGCATAAAAGACTATAGTAGCCCCCAGCTTCAGCCCATTGTGCTCCTGGACAGTCGGGTGGTGCCAAACTGGTTGGCTAGTCAGTCCACCAAAAAACAAGCGATAGTCAAGCTTTCTTCGAAAAAACATAATACTTTGCAGTCAGATTCTCTCTGTGGCCTATCTGACACCAGCAAAAAGTTGGTCCCCACCTGTAGCACCGTAGGCACTGGTCGAAAAGCTTGCATCAGCGGATTCAGTACCAGTCGATGGGGACAAGGAGGGAAGCTTGAGAAAGCAAGGCAGAAGAGAAACTTGGGGTGGAAAAGGCAGGCTAATCCTTCCCTCCTTCAGGAACGCCTGAAATTCAGCAAAATGGAAGACTATCTTTCCTCGTCAATTTTGTCTCCAGAGTGCTCATTCAAGAACTCCAGGTTGTGGCGCAGGATCCGGGCTTCTTTTTCTCTCCACAAGAAAAAGATCATCCTGTCTGAGGCGGAAAGCTCAAGTGGCAGCATTGCCAATGCTTCTTATCCTTCCGTGATGGAGACTCCCAAGACCCCCTTCACTCAAAAGCTGGGCTACTCTatatccccttcctcctctatgGTCCTGCTGTCGTCAATGACCTCTTCTGCCACATCAGAGAGGGTTCTAACGGATGAGGAAAAAGTCTACAGGGAATGCAAGCAGGACGGCCCCATCTCCTTTGAGGAATTCATCACCCCTGATAAGATGCAGAAGTGTGAGAAAATTGGAGAAGGTGTTTTTGGGGAGGTTTTCAGGACAGAAGGTGAAAGGGGTCtcacagctttaaaaataatCCCCATTGAAGGGAGCGACCGAGTCAACGGAGAACCTCAGAAGACCTTTGGTGAGATCTTACCTGAGATCATCATTTCAAAAGAGCTCAGCCTTTTGGCAGATGAGGAGGTTCACCAAACGTCTGGGTTTATCGGCTTGCTTTCCATTCACTGCGTCCAGGGCAGCTACCCTGACCGTCTCCTGGCTGCCTGGGATGAATACCACAGGCTGAGAGAGTCTGAAAACGACCGGCCAGACTTCTTTGGAGAACGGCAGCTCTTTGTGGTCTTGGAGTTTGAGTATGGAGGCATGAACCTGGAATACATGCGTAACCAGCAGCTGAGCTCTGTGCTGGCCTCCAAGAGCATATTGCACCAAGTCACAGCTTCGCTGGCCGTGGCTGAGGAATCTTTGCACTTTGAGCACCGAGATCTCCACTGGGGCAACGTGCTGGTGAAGAAAACCACCTTAAAGGAGGTGAGCTTTACGTTGAATGGGGAGACCCACACGCTCCCCACTCACGGCATCCTTGTCAACATTATTGACTACACCTTCTCCAGGCTGGAGAGGGATGGGTTAACTGTGTACTGTGACCTCTCCACTGATGAGGAGATCTTCCAAGGCAGAGGTGACTATCAGTTTGACATTTACAGGCAGATGAGAGAGGAGAACGCAAACAGCTGGGCTGACTACTTCCCCCACAGCAATGTCTTGTGGCTTCACTATTTAGCAGACAAACTTCTGAAAGAggtttcttacaaaaggaagCCTACAACTTCCTCCTTGAAAAAGGCACAGAAGCAGCTCAAGCTGTTCTCTGAGGAGGTCCTCAGCTTCAAGTCTGCCACAGATTTGCTGAGCACAAGCAATTTCTTTCAGTGAGTAAACTGAGCCTTGTAGTTGTCGAATGGTGGAACTTTCAGGTGCTATTGTAAGCACGCAGGTATTTCTTATGATTTATGTATATAATAAAAGATAAGGTGTTTTTTCTCTACTTTTAGTTACACTTTTGGTCAATTGCAATGGATCTTCAAAATAATTGGTTTGTGTTTTGTCTAATAGATTTCAGCCTAATTTACACCTCCCCTCCAccaaattgcttttaaattcaGAATTTTAATTCAGAATTTAGATCcatgcatttttaattaaagcctttattttaaatctttttataaaaaaataacattcaGACTGTAGCATGCACTTGCTAGTTTAACTTTTACAGTATTAAACCTGTTAAGAGCACTTCTTTATATTGGTAAAGATTTATATGGCGTCcaacttgtatgtatgtatgtatatttttaaTGATTGTATTTTTGCAATGGTTGGAACAATACAGTTTGTCTACCATAAATTGTACCCATTCATGTCTCTTTAGTAGGACCCTTGAGGTTCAGGAGCTCTCCTCTCTAACAACCTAGTAAACCCAGAGGTCACATAAATGAACCACATCAGTCTAGCCAGGTTTTACTTTATCCCCAGGCTACAGAAAAGGTGCTGttctacaagtcccatcatccttagccactAGTCATGCTGTTTGGACTGATGTctttgttcagcaacatctggagggccagaggttccacaCACACCTGGGCTGAAGGGTGGTGGTGAGCTACAACTGTGTTGGGATTACAGTGCAAGATGGTCCATTGGGGGAGTGACAAACTGCTTCCCCAACTTCAGTCTGCCTTCTTACAACCAAGTCCAGATTGCCAACTTCCTCGGCATGGAAGCCGGCAACCTAATTCTAGCATGGGCTAGAATTGTGTATTTGCTGGCTCTGACTCCACTCCCcgtttgggctccctgccttctctgTCTTAGCAGGCCGAATGAGCACCCGCCACCAGTGGTTGGGGAATGCCCCCTCAAGACGCAGTGGGGCACATGCTGGCACCGCTGTcatcccagcagcttcatatctTTATAGCTGTACTCACacgtagtttttttttaaaaaaaaaaaaggtgggaggAAACCAGAAAACTTACCTGCACCCCTGCCACGTTCTTTATGCTTGCAATCTGGCGGTTGTCTATGTTGACAGGGACCCAGATCCGCAACTCAAGCTGTGCCCCAAATTGGTTCCCTGtgatctgcaaaaaaataaacaaa harbors:
- the HASPIN gene encoding serine/threonine-protein kinase haspin; translated protein: MEQPGARLLRTYSGLRRGPGGARPGAASAAAARRAGLRRLPPPAPWISPPVDRKRLFSSSCSSSTSFEEAASSPSFGDPRRRILKARGQEKAPAAPPSSEDSDFLPPTRKARLRKKPPRRKGTAKKKGEGAKENKAPLGELGGQPAATSTFVPPTPLRRNITQRRRKHVQRGMNIQIPLLSSTPGLLQLAKRDLEEQGGEESILRSSPVSYACFHPNHLQEVVQEDCCRGGGDGLSELSSVKMDGDAREMGGSLELFTLEDVPSLQRKSVHEDSQAEPLPVTLFQPHCSSSPNTLFKRSSALQSCNSCSKTGASLQNREGLTISPGCYVVSPSCLQSPDADHDQSLPVSPKEPLCGVLQLQASLHDDKIYLWFPKDAAPLANKRQRVSVQACTSYPKAVGELNGAVSEEGNDSIKDYSSPQLQPIVLLDSRVVPNWLASQSTKKQAIVKLSSKKHNTLQSDSLCGLSDTSKKLVPTCSTVGTGRKACISGFSTSRWGQGGKLEKARQKRNLGWKRQANPSLLQERLKFSKMEDYLSSSILSPECSFKNSRLWRRIRASFSLHKKKIILSEAESSSGSIANASYPSVMETPKTPFTQKLGYSISPSSSMVLLSSMTSSATSERVLTDEEKVYRECKQDGPISFEEFITPDKMQKCEKIGEGVFGEVFRTEGERGLTALKIIPIEGSDRVNGEPQKTFGEILPEIIISKELSLLADEEVHQTSGFIGLLSIHCVQGSYPDRLLAAWDEYHRLRESENDRPDFFGERQLFVVLEFEYGGMNLEYMRNQQLSSVLASKSILHQVTASLAVAEESLHFEHRDLHWGNVLVKKTTLKEVSFTLNGETHTLPTHGILVNIIDYTFSRLERDGLTVYCDLSTDEEIFQGRGDYQFDIYRQMREENANSWADYFPHSNVLWLHYLADKLLKEVSYKRKPTTSSLKKAQKQLKLFSEEVLSFKSATDLLSTSNFFQ